From Paenibacillus physcomitrellae, the proteins below share one genomic window:
- a CDS encoding phosphoglycerate kinase gives MNKKSVRDVEVTGKRVFVRVDFNVPLEDGKITDDTRIRETLPTINYLIGNGAKVILASHLGRPKGEVNESMRLTAPAERLAELLGKPVAKADEAVGEAVKAKIAALNNGDVLVLENVRFYPGEEKNDPELAKQFAELADLFVNDAFGAAHRAHASTEGIAHYLPAVSGLLMEKELSVLGKALSSPDRPFTAIIGGSKVKDKIDVIDNLLNIADNVLIGGGLSYTFFKAQGHEIGLSLCDDSKLDVALGFIEKAKKLGKNFLLPVDIVIADDFKADANVDIVDVDGIPEKWEGVDIGPKTRAIYADVIKNSKLVVWNGPMGVFEIEPFSGGTREVAEACATTEGYTIIGGGDSAAAAEKFHLADKMDHISTGGGASLEFMEGKALPGVVALNDK, from the coding sequence ATGAATAAAAAAAGTGTTCGCGATGTAGAAGTAACAGGTAAACGCGTATTTGTACGCGTCGATTTTAACGTGCCGCTCGAAGACGGCAAAATTACGGACGACACTCGGATCCGCGAAACGCTGCCAACGATCAACTATTTGATCGGAAACGGCGCGAAAGTGATTCTGGCGAGCCACCTGGGCCGCCCTAAAGGTGAAGTTAACGAGTCTATGCGTTTAACAGCTCCTGCTGAACGTTTGGCTGAGCTGCTTGGCAAACCGGTTGCCAAAGCGGACGAAGCTGTAGGCGAAGCCGTGAAAGCCAAAATCGCCGCATTGAACAATGGCGACGTACTTGTGCTTGAGAACGTGCGCTTCTATCCAGGCGAGGAGAAAAATGACCCTGAGCTGGCTAAACAATTTGCTGAGCTTGCCGATCTGTTCGTCAACGACGCTTTTGGCGCTGCTCACCGTGCGCATGCTTCTACAGAAGGCATCGCTCACTATCTGCCGGCCGTATCCGGTCTTCTGATGGAGAAAGAATTGTCTGTACTGGGCAAAGCCTTGTCGAGCCCGGACCGTCCTTTCACCGCGATCATCGGCGGCTCCAAAGTTAAAGATAAAATCGACGTGATCGACAACCTGCTGAACATTGCAGACAACGTACTTATTGGCGGCGGCTTGTCCTACACCTTCTTCAAGGCTCAAGGCCATGAAATCGGTTTGTCCCTGTGCGACGACTCCAAACTGGATGTGGCGCTTGGATTCATCGAGAAGGCGAAGAAGCTCGGCAAGAACTTCCTGCTTCCGGTTGATATTGTGATCGCTGACGACTTCAAAGCGGATGCTAACGTGGATATCGTGGATGTCGACGGCATTCCGGAGAAATGGGAAGGCGTGGACATCGGTCCTAAGACACGCGCTATTTACGCTGACGTGATCAAGAACTCCAAACTGGTGGTCTGGAACGGACCTATGGGCGTATTTGAAATTGAACCGTTCTCCGGCGGAACACGTGAAGTGGCAGAAGCTTGTGCGACTACAGAAGGCTACACGATCATCGGCGGCGGTGACTCCGCAGCAGCAGCAGAGAAATTCCATCTGGCTGACAAAATGGACCACATCTCCACAGGCGGCGGCGCTTCCCTTGAATTCATGG